The following coding sequences are from one Hippopotamus amphibius kiboko isolate mHipAmp2 chromosome 9, mHipAmp2.hap2, whole genome shotgun sequence window:
- the TBRG1 gene encoding transforming growth factor beta regulator 1 isoform X2, whose amino-acid sequence MSLLGGPASSPRTPLQSSKARMKKLPKKSQNEKYRLKYLRLRKAAKATVFENAAICDEIARLEEKFIKAKEERRYLLKKLLQLQALTEGEVQAAAPSHSSSLPLTYGVASSVGTIQGAGPISGPSAGAEEPFGKKSKKEKKEKGKENNKLEVLKKTSKKKKMEAGARKLVQPIALDPSGRPVFPIGLGGLTVYSLGEIITDRPGFHDESAIYPVGYCSTRVYASMRSPDQECLYTCQIKDGGTQPQFEIVPEDDPQSAIVSSSADACHAELLKTISASMGKLMPNLHPSGADFFGFSHPTIHNLIQSCPGARKCVNYQWVKFDVCKPGDSSPPQGQLENDAATSFEAFRKQTFDEDHTNHILQGSLDLPELQPTAFVSSYQPMFLTHEPLVDPHLQHLKSPSQCSPTQSSD is encoded by the exons ATGAGCCTGCTGGGCGGTCCGGCCTCCTCGCCGCGGACCCCGCTGCAGTCCAGCAAGGCCAGGATGAAAAAGCTCCCGAAGAAGAGCCAGAACGAGAAGTACCGGCTCAAGTACCTGCGGCTGCGCAAAGCGGCCAAAGCCACGGTGTTT GAAAATGCTGCTATTTGTGATGAAATTGCTCGTCTTGAGGAAAAATTtattaaagcaaaagaagaaagacg GTACTTGCTAAAGAAGCTCCTCCAGCTCCAGGCTCTAACCGAAGGTGAAGTACAGGCTGCAGCTCCTTCCCACAGCTCCAGTTTGCCCCTGACTTACGGTGTGGCCAGCTCTGTGGGAACTATCCAGGGAGCTGGGCCAATTTCTGGGCCTAGCGCTGGGGCTGAGGAACCATTTGGAAAGAAAtccaagaaggagaaaaaagaaaaaggcaaagagaacAACAAACTGGAAG TTCTGAAGAAAacatccaagaaaaagaaaatggaggcaGGTGCTCGCAAGCTGGTTCAGCCCATTGCCCTGGATCCCTCAGGACGGCCTGTGTTCCCCATCGGACTGGGGGGTCTAACAGTATATAGCCTGGGGGAG atcaTCACAGACCGACCTGGCTTCCATGACGAGAGTGCCATCTACCCTGTGGGCTACTGCAGTACTCGGGTATACGCCAGCATGAGGAGCCCAGACCAGGAGTGTCTGTACACCTGTCAGATCAAGGACGGCGGCACCCAGCCTCAG tTTGAAATTGTTCCTGAAGATGACCCCCAGAGTGCCATTGTCAGCTCTTCTGCAGATGCCTGTCATGCAGAACTGCTCAAGACCATAAGTGCTTCTAT GGGGAAACTAATGCCCAACCTGCATCCATCTGGAGCTGACTTTTTTGGGTTTTCTCATCCAACCATCCACAACCTGATCCAGAGTTGTCCAGGAGCTCGAAAATGTGTCAA TTACCAGTGGGTGAAGTTTGATGTGTGCAAACCAGGAGACAGTTCCCCACCCCAGGGACAGCTAGAGAATGACGCAGCTACAAGCTTTGAAGCCTTTCGGAAACAGACCTTCGATGAAGATCATACCAATCACATCCTACAag GATCCTTGGACCTCCCAGAGCTTCAGCCTACAGCCTTTGTGTCTTCTTACCAACCTATGTTCCTGACACATGAACCCTTAGTAGACCCTCACCTACAGCACTTGAAGTCTCCGTCGCAGTGTAGCCCAACTCAGTCTTCAGACTGA
- the TBRG1 gene encoding transforming growth factor beta regulator 1 isoform X3, translated as MSLLGGPASSPRTPLQSSKARMKKLPKKSQNEKYRLKYLRLRKAAKATVFENAAICDEIARLEEKFIKAKEERRYLLKKLLQLQALTEGEVQAAAPSHSSSLPLTYGVASSVGTIQGAGPISGPSAGAEEPFGKKSKKEKKEKGKENNKLEVLKKTSKKKKMEAGARKLVQPIALDPSGRPVFPIGLGGLTVYSLGEIITDRPGFHDESAIYPVGYCSTRVYASMRSPDQECLYTCQIKDGGTQPQFEIVPEDDPQSAIVSSSADACHAELLKTISASMGKLMPNLHPSGADFFGFSHPTIHNLIQSCPGARKCVNYQWVKFDVCKPGDSSPPQGQLENDAATSFEAFRKQTFDEDHTNHILQGFQ; from the exons ATGAGCCTGCTGGGCGGTCCGGCCTCCTCGCCGCGGACCCCGCTGCAGTCCAGCAAGGCCAGGATGAAAAAGCTCCCGAAGAAGAGCCAGAACGAGAAGTACCGGCTCAAGTACCTGCGGCTGCGCAAAGCGGCCAAAGCCACGGTGTTT GAAAATGCTGCTATTTGTGATGAAATTGCTCGTCTTGAGGAAAAATTtattaaagcaaaagaagaaagacg GTACTTGCTAAAGAAGCTCCTCCAGCTCCAGGCTCTAACCGAAGGTGAAGTACAGGCTGCAGCTCCTTCCCACAGCTCCAGTTTGCCCCTGACTTACGGTGTGGCCAGCTCTGTGGGAACTATCCAGGGAGCTGGGCCAATTTCTGGGCCTAGCGCTGGGGCTGAGGAACCATTTGGAAAGAAAtccaagaaggagaaaaaagaaaaaggcaaagagaacAACAAACTGGAAG TTCTGAAGAAAacatccaagaaaaagaaaatggaggcaGGTGCTCGCAAGCTGGTTCAGCCCATTGCCCTGGATCCCTCAGGACGGCCTGTGTTCCCCATCGGACTGGGGGGTCTAACAGTATATAGCCTGGGGGAG atcaTCACAGACCGACCTGGCTTCCATGACGAGAGTGCCATCTACCCTGTGGGCTACTGCAGTACTCGGGTATACGCCAGCATGAGGAGCCCAGACCAGGAGTGTCTGTACACCTGTCAGATCAAGGACGGCGGCACCCAGCCTCAG tTTGAAATTGTTCCTGAAGATGACCCCCAGAGTGCCATTGTCAGCTCTTCTGCAGATGCCTGTCATGCAGAACTGCTCAAGACCATAAGTGCTTCTAT GGGGAAACTAATGCCCAACCTGCATCCATCTGGAGCTGACTTTTTTGGGTTTTCTCATCCAACCATCCACAACCTGATCCAGAGTTGTCCAGGAGCTCGAAAATGTGTCAA TTACCAGTGGGTGAAGTTTGATGTGTGCAAACCAGGAGACAGTTCCCCACCCCAGGGACAGCTAGAGAATGACGCAGCTACAAGCTTTGAAGCCTTTCGGAAACAGACCTTCGATGAAGATCATACCAATCACATCCTACAag
- the PANX3 gene encoding pannexin-3: MSLAHTAAEYMLSDALLPDRKGPRLKALRLELPLDRMVKFVAVGSPLLLMSLAFAQEFSSGSPISCFCPSNFSIRQAAYVDSSCWDSLVHHEQDESGHYKMKSLWPHKVLPYSLLALAVAMYLPVLLWQYAAVPALSSDLLFIISELDKSYNRAIRLVQHMLKIRQESSDPHVFWDELEKARKERYFEFPLLERYLACKQRSHSLVATYLLRNSLLLLFTSATYLYLGHFHLDIFFQEEFSCSIKTGLLHDETHIPDLITCRLTSLSVFQIVSLSSVAIYTLLVPVIIYNLTRLCRWDKRLLSIYEMLPAFDLLSRKMLGCPINDLNVILLFLRANISELISFSWLSVLCALKDMTTQKHNIDTVIDFMTLLAGLEPSKPKHLAQGMCDENP; the protein is encoded by the exons ATGTCGCTCGCACACACAGCTGCAGAGTACATGCTCTCTGATGCCCTGCTGCCCGACCGCAAGGGCCCCCGCCTCAAAGCACTGCGCCTGGAGCTTCCCCTGGACCGCATGGTCAAGTTCGTAGCCGTGGGCTCCCCCTTGTTGCTGATGTCGCTGGCATTTGCCCAGGAGTTCTCCTCAG GGTCTCCCATCAGCTGCTTCTGTCCCAGTAACTTCAGCATCCGGCAGGCTGCCTACGTGGACAGTTCCTGTTGGGACTCACTGGTTCACCACGAACAGGATGAGTCTGGCCATTACAAGATGAAATCCCTCTGGCCTCACAAG GTCCTCCCCTACTCCCTGCTGGCCCTGGCCGTGGCCATGTACCTGCCGGTTCTGCTGTGGCAGTATGCAGCTGTGCCGGCCCTCAGCTCAGATCTGCTGTTCATCATTAGCGAGCTGGACAAATCCTACAATCGCGCCATCCGCCTAGTGCAGCACATGCTGAAGATTCGGCAGGAGAGCTCGGACCCCCACGTGTTCTGGGACGAGCTGGAGAA GGCTCGGAAAGAACGATACTTTGAATTCCCCTTGCTAGAGCGATACCTGGCCTGCAAGCAGCGCTCACACTCACTAGTGGCCACCTACCTCCTGAGGAACTCCCTTTTGCTCCTCTTCACCTCAGCCACCTACCTGTACCTTGGCCACTTCCACCTGGATATCTTCTTTCAAGAGGAATTCAGCTGTTCCATCAAGACAGGGTTGCTACATGATGAGACCCATATCCCTGACCTGATCACATGCAGGCTGACCTCTTTGTCTGTCTTCCAGATCGTTAGTCTCTCCAGTGTAGCAATATACACTCTATTGGTTCCAGTGATAATATACAACCTCACCCGGCTGTGTCGGTGGGACAAACGGCTCCTATCCATCTATGAGATGCTCCCGGCTTTTGATCTCCTCAGTAGAAAGATGCTGGGATGTCCCATCAATGACCTCAATGTGATCCTTCTTTTTCTCCGCGCCAACATCTCTGAGCTCATCTCTTTTAGCTGGTTGAGTGTCCTGTGTGCATTGAAGGACATGACCACTCAGAAGCATAACATTGACACAGTGATTGATTTCATGACTTTATTGGCTGGCTTAGAACCCTCAAAACCGAAACATCTCGCCCAAGGGATGTGTGATGAAAACCCATAG